ATCTTCATTGTCCGACAACAGGACAGCATGAAATGAATGACCAAGGACGAATCCGATAccaaaaactcaaaattaacaaatttttattactgcTGTATTTACCACATATCTGCATGATACAGGATGCCAACCCCAAAACCGGAAAACTCAATCACCCCAAAGCCGTTATAGCGTTGACTAATAGCATATGACTTGGATTTTGTTAAAGATATTATCGTCATGGTAATTATTAATACCATTTCGTATCTAAACAACCTTTATTTAACCACAGAACATATGGAATGAACTCAATATTTTGAACGTGTAGTAATAACCACTTTCAAAATGCTATAAACTAAACACCCCATATTACAATATCCaacataaagttgatattaaatataaagcaGCTTAAAGTATGAATCGAAGTGCATGATACTTATTCGATTATAAACCATCAGGATCAATTTTCTTACGCACTATGAATTGTATTTGGTTCATGTTTCTGTCTTCGATTCGATCACAAAGTACAGAAGCAAAAACATCTCCTAATGCTGATGTAGCATCAATTTGACAATCGTGTTAACTGTTTGTTGAGTAATTCAAAGATTCTTACACTTCAACGTTCTATTTTagtattgataaataatcGCTGGTTTTTCGTAGATCGTTTAATATGTTTATGCCAAACAAACCGATAAAGTATAggagtatatatatataaaaggaGGCAGCTTTAAGTGCCTTATTACTGAAGACATactcttcactcaagttgatgcagggtaacctcagagaacattttgaaattcacAGGAACCTATGTCTAAATcacttgattgaaattaaaacggatcTCTTCCAATTTCGATCAGCCATATAAGGTCATGTTTAGAAGATTGGACGAAATATGAGCCCATGGGCATCATATGGGCATCAGTGGGCCAAATAGCTGCATTAAGTTGCTCCTAAGCTAGGATACAACCATTTTACAAGCTGAAGTTCTTGCCATAAACTTTTGCACCTCTATGGTGGATTTCAGGTCACAAAGATATTGAGggcaatacatttttttttaattttaagtattaATAAGGGGTTGTAAACCAGCAACAttggtttaaatttacaaaaatttagcAAAATGTATCTGTAATTCAAGATGACCctataaaaaacgaaataaaaataattttatttatattttagaatCGTACAGCAAGACAATTAAAGTATAAATATGAAACAATTAAACGAGATTTAAAAAGGGAAtacactaataataaaaattcatggcAACCAAAAAGTGTTGAAGAAGCAAAGcttataaaaacaattacaaatattgtagaagaatcattaaataataataattgtaatagTAATACGTTAAATGGTAATCGctatcaaattaattatatactttaattgtaacaaaataagttttagGAGTTGATattgatgttaaaaataatgaacaaaaaattgaatttgagTCAGATTCATCaaatgttaataatgaaatggatattgaaataaaaacctcAAGTGAAGATCAATCACGAAATGATTTGTCTCCACATTTGGTTCCAATCGAAACATTGAATGattcatctaaaataaaaaattttaaaagaaaaagtttgattacaattttttttttgaaaatataaataatttccttcctgtttttagaaatttctttCAACAATCGTCGCAAATTAATTCTTATTCGTCAAAATGTCTATAAAACTTCAACAGAAAGAAAACTTACTACACTAATGGAAGAAACGTtgaaattactaaaaaatcaaaatcatttaaactCGATTAAAGAAGatcaattaaaagaaattcatGACATTCAAATGGAAATTTTGAATGCTCAAAAACGACAAGAactgttaaaagaaaaatacatcCAAGaggaatttaaattaaaactatctttgtcaaaattaattggtACAAACTCTAATatttaaaacacaattttgatttaattttccaGTTTCGTTAACgattaaagtaatttatttaaatttttatacataattatttctttaatttccaTCATTATTCTGATGAAAGGTGAtgtttgaaaaatgaaaaatgtccACTTGGTAACATCAGTGTTGAacgtaagaaaaaaatatgtacCTACACGTTTCTGCATATTTTCACGAGCAGATCATTAGAGTAAATTGGGGTAATCCCCatcgtaatttatttaattattttaagcaATCGATAAGATAAATCAAGATTGGTCCGGTTTCTTCGTTTTTGGGGTCACAAGTTTTACACTATATATGGTCACAGTCctttcaaaaatgatttttttacaacttttttccTTAGTATTTGTGAatatatttattctttttttcaaaaaataattatacgtatcgcatcattttaaagctagCATATGTCTTCGCTTAAGATAAAAATCGCTTCTTAGTTTTTGTAAATTctgttggaaaaaaataatgaaaaacaaattgtactacaataaaattgaaatgatctCAAAATCTCTTAATCCAACCCTGAGTACTAACTCTAAAACACTAAACAGTAAGTAACTTGCGGCTAAA
This genomic stretch from Onthophagus taurus isolate NC chromosome 7, IU_Otau_3.0, whole genome shotgun sequence harbors:
- the LOC139430660 gene encoding repetitive organellar protein-like, with amino-acid sequence MSNLKRNQDFKEKRLPNFTQAEKYLLLRLTNQYKEIVENKKTDGFTWRKKTEAWKKIENVYNNSTSGSNRTARQLKYKYETIKRDLKREYTNNKNSWQPKSVEEAKLIKTITNIVEESLNNNNCNSNTLNGVDIDVKNNEQKIEFESDSSNVNNEMDIEIKTSSEDQSRNDLSPHLVPIETLNDSSKIKNFKRKKISFNNRRKLILIRQNVYKTSTERKLTTLMEETLKLLKNQNHLNSIKEDQLKEIHDIQMEILNAQKRQELLKEKYIQEEFKLKLSLSKLIGTNSNI